A segment of the Candidatus Izimaplasma bacterium HR1 genome:
GTGTCGACAACGGACCAAAATCTGGAAAGACAATTGATTGCCTTAAAAGACTATGGTTGTAAAATGATATACAAGGATAAGATAAGTGGGAAGAGTTTACAACGTCCAGAACTAGAAACAATGTTACTTGATTGTCACGAAGGAGATACTATTGTTGTCAGTAGTCTCTCACGTCTGGGGCGTTCTACAAAAGACCTCATTGACTTATCAATATTATTCAGAGAACGTAACATAGAACTTGTATCTCTTAAAGAAAGCATAGATACGAATACTCCAAGTGGGCGTATGCTTTTTGGAATGCTAGCAGTATTATATGAGTTCGAACGTGATATGATTACGGTACGCGTAAATGAGGGACTCGCTGCTGCTAAAGCAAGAGGAGTTAAACTGGGGAGACCAAAGAAGAAGGATGTTGGGGTAAAGAGGGCGTTGGAGTTATACAAGGAAGGTGGACTTACTACAAGGGAAATCATTGAAAAGACTGGAATCAGTAAATCAATGTTTTTCAGAAGGCTTAAAACATTTCAAGGGTAGACTAATTAGAAAGCGGTTTATTGCTCTTTTATATATCGATTTTGTCTAAAATTTTAGTTTACAATCATTACTAATTTGTATATAATTATAAATAAGAGAGAGAACACATGTAAGGTGTAAGAAGTACAGCAGCTTGCGAGAGCTGTTTTTATATTGAAAAAAAACAATTGAAGGTTTACCACTCAATTTAAATTTAATAGGAAGAATAGGAGATTTGTTATGAATATCGGACTAATAGATGCTGACTTACTAGATAGTGGAACTAGGCATCCAAATCTTGCACTTATGAAAATATCTGCATGGCATAAAAGTAAAGGTCATAAAACTATTTTACTTGAAGAATATTCGAATTTACATGATTATGATTTAGTATACATATCAAAAGTTTTTAGTTTTACAAGAATACCAATAAAATTTGATGATTATAATAATTTAGTACTTGGTGGGACTGGACTCCCAGAATTTGATAAAGATTTAGAATTAGAGATTGAGCATCACAGACCAGATTATGATTTATATCTTAGTTTTGTTAAGGCAAAGATTGATCAAGGATATAAACGAGCAAAATATAGTGATTATTTAGATTATTCTATAGGATTTACAACAAGAGGATGCTTTAGAAAATGTGAGTTTTGTGTTAATAAAAAATATGATAGAGTACTGTGTCACTCTCCAATTACTGAGTTCATAGATCCAGTAAAGCCATACATCTATCTTTGGGACGATAATTTCCTGGCATATAAAGATTGGGAGGAAATTTTGTATAAACTTAATGAGACTAAAAAGCCTTTTCAATTTCGTCAAGGACTTGATATTAGGCTAATGAATGATAAAAAAGCAAGATTACTTGCTAAATCAAGGTATCATGGTGATTATATATTTGCATTTGATCATATCGAAGATAAGGAAATAATATCAAAAAAACTAACTATATGGAAAAAATATGCCAGAAAAACAACTAAACTTTACGTTCTATGTGCATATGACTCTCAAGATCTCAAGGATATTATTAGTGTATTTGAGAGAATAAAGATATTAATGAAATTTGGGTGCTTACCATATATTATGAGATATGAGGAATACCACAATAGTGAATTTAAAGGAATGTATATTCAATTGGCTAGATGGTGCAATCAACCGAGATTTTTTAAGAAAATGTCTTTTAGACAATTTGCAGATGCTAACCAAAAATATCATAAAAATGAATCTACTTTTTGCTCTACGTTGAATGTATTAAGGAAGTTCGAGAATGAATATCCGAAAATTGCAAAAAAGTACTTCGATATTAGGTATGAGGATTTAATCAAATATTAATAAGGGGGGATATTGTGAGTAGGATCGAAAATAACTTAATAGACAGATCTAGCAAGTATTTTTCAAAGTATAAGAAGAGTAATGGAGACTTAAGTAAAGAGGAATTAAATTTGATTATAACAGTTGAACCAATTCAACTAATAAGAAAAATGGCAAAGGCTTCTAAAAATAATAGTGATTATGGAGAAATTAAAAGTGGGGATATTCCTCAGTTTAGTAAATTAAAACATTGCGGTTTTGACCTAGTACATAGGTTAGCAAAACTAGACTTTTGTTATGGATTTACATATGACGAAATAGGTGAGATTTATTTAGATGATGATCACAAGCAGTTGGCATATAAGAAATATGGTGAAAATCATGCTAAAACTGCTGAAATGTTTGGTTTGATATTTATTGATAGGGGTACAAGACCTCATAAATCTTATTTAACAAACTTAGGTAAATTGATCTCTGAAAACGAATACTCAATTATTGATCTTGTTCTTACTAATACAATCATTACTTCAAGTTTTTTTAGATATATTTTAGTAAAGGCATATTTTGAAGATGTCAGTGTTTCTAAGGAGATAGATTTTCTTGCTTTGGAAACCATAAAGAGAAGATTACCGAATATATTTGGAGTGTTAAAATTTATTGAGGATAATTCAAATGGAATTGAGTTTATAATTGACTCAATTAACAAATAGAAAGAGGTGTATTATGAGTTTTAAAAATCAAATTAATGAAGATATTGAATTTATTCAGAGTGAGTATGTGTTAAATGAGCCGAAACTTGAGAAAAGTGATTTTGCCTTTAACTATTGGGTCCTATCACGATTGTATAATATTGATGAGGAAGTTATAGATTCTTCTATAACAGAATACAGAGATGATGGCGTTGATTGTTATGTGTATTTTGAAGACTTGAAAGAATTATATATTATTCAAAATAAATTTCATGGTAAAGATAATAAGTTAGACTACAGGTATGTGCAAAATGATTTCCTTCATAAACCTATAAGTACTTTGCTTAATGATAAATACACAAGATCTAAAAAACTTCAGACAATTTTTAATAAAAATAAGGATAACTGCGAGTTTAAAATATTTTTGAGGCTATATATTACTAATGATCTAAGAGACCAGTCTACTATGAACATAATTAAAAAATATCAAGGTATTGATGGATTAAATTGTATTGTTGAAGCTCAAATATATTACTTAGAAGATATTCGAAATCTTTATTTTAATGATAGAATTATTGAAAAAAAGAATTTTAATTGTGATTTAATGACAATCAATAAAGGAACTGTTTTGAATATAAATAGTGAAAGTTATAAATTGCCAGGCATGATTGATGCAAAATATATTTTCACTCCAGTAACTCAAATTCATAGAATTGTTGAAGAAGCAAATGAAAAAGGGTACGGTTTATTTGAAGAAAACATTAGAGAATATCTTGGAAATAAAGGAGTAAATGCTAAAATCATTAATACTCTAAATGATGAAAATGATAGGAACAACTTTTTCTATTATAATAATGGAATAACTATTATCTGTAAAAAGATTGCAAATAATGATTCAATCAGAAATTCAAAATATAACAAAATATTTAAAGTTTACAATCCTCAAATTGTAAACGGGTGTCAGACTGTAAACACTATAAATAATGTTTTATCTAAGATTCCAGAAGAGGACCTAGAAGAAAAATTTAAGGATACATATGTTATGGTTAAATTGCTAGTTTTAAATGCCAAACAAGAAGAAGACAAACAACTTTATAAGGATATTGTTAGATATAATAATTCTCAAAATAAAATAGATGAAAAGAATTTCGAAGCAAGCAAAGGATTATATACAAATTTACAAAGAGATTTTGAAAAGCTTGGATTTTTATTACTTACTAAACAATCGGATAAATTCCAGTTTAAACAGAATAAAAACTTTAATGACTTCAGACCTAAAGTCACAGAAGTTGGAAAACTATTTGGGCTTGAGTTTAATAATCTTGAAAGTATAATGATTTCATTGGAAAAATTACTTCAAGTTATTTTAGCTTTTAGTAAGGGTGGGTATGATGCTTTTACTAAAAAGAACAGAGTGCTTAAATTTGAAGATAGTATCAATATGTCGATTATAGAGTATATAGAAGAAGGACAGCTCACAAGAAAAGATCTTTTATATCTGTATTTGTTATATTTAAAATGTGAAAAAGCTAAAAAGGCAAGTGAAGACAAAAGAACTCCAATATCGTACTATGTCGTTGGTTTCTTAGGAAGTGAATTTAGACATGAAAATGAG
Coding sequences within it:
- the hin_1 gene encoding DNA-invertase hin → MGTIVGYARVSTTDQNLERQLIALKDYGCKMIYKDKISGKSLQRPELETMLLDCHEGDTIVVSSLSRLGRSTKDLIDLSILFRERNIELVSLKESIDTNTPSGRMLFGMLAVLYEFERDMITVRVNEGLAAAKARGVKLGRPKKKDVGVKRALELYKEGGLTTREIIEKTGISKSMFFRRLKTFQG
- a CDS encoding AIPR protein codes for the protein MSFKNQINEDIEFIQSEYVLNEPKLEKSDFAFNYWVLSRLYNIDEEVIDSSITEYRDDGVDCYVYFEDLKELYIIQNKFHGKDNKLDYRYVQNDFLHKPISTLLNDKYTRSKKLQTIFNKNKDNCEFKIFLRLYITNDLRDQSTMNIIKKYQGIDGLNCIVEAQIYYLEDIRNLYFNDRIIEKKNFNCDLMTINKGTVLNINSESYKLPGMIDAKYIFTPVTQIHRIVEEANEKGYGLFEENIREYLGNKGVNAKIINTLNDENDRNNFFYYNNGITIICKKIANNDSIRNSKYNKIFKVYNPQIVNGCQTVNTINNVLSKIPEEDLEEKFKDTYVMVKLLVLNAKQEEDKQLYKDIVRYNNSQNKIDEKNFEASKGLYTNLQRDFEKLGFLLLTKQSDKFQFKQNKNFNDFRPKVTEVGKLFGLEFNNLESIMISLEKLLQVILAFSKGGYDAFTKKNRVLKFEDSINMSIIEYIEEGQLTRKDLLYLYLLYLKCEKAKKASEDKRTPISYYVVGFLGSEFRHENENFVDSFRYVFQSQKTIESIYKYYSNLSRVYKEKMISTKGYEYNELIKAKIDKDIQYSARSNVNSMMSANFNQDYFIYKELMQKIRGYKS